Proteins from one Planctomyces sp. SH-PL62 genomic window:
- the atpA gene encoding F0F1 ATP synthase subunit alpha, translated as MKFRSEEISSVIQREIEQFAPEVTRSEVGTVLEVGDGIARVHGLSGVMAGEMVAFKNGAKGIALNLEEASVGVIVLGEYTQIEEGDEVVATGQLLRVPVGDAMIGRVVNPLGEPLDNAGPIVTSLSRAIESPAAGIADRQPVDEPLQTGIKAIDAMIPIGRGQRQLIIGDRKTGKTAIAIDTILNQKGTGVICVYVAIAQKESTTAGLVDILRRHGAMDYTIVVASGASDPAPLQYIAPYAGCAMAEYFMYEQGKPTLCIYDDLSKQAVAYREVSLLLRRPPGREAYPGDIFYAHSRLLERSAKLANRYVIVPDSTKPEAVTEESGVDKKVYVGVPGAEEAAHALKASYPQGHKVVKTPTSGGSMTALPIIETLEGEVSAYIPTNVISITDGQIYLQPDLFFAGVRPAIDVGISVSRVGGKAQIAAIRKVAGGLRLDLAAFRELEAFAQLGTDLDKATQAQLDRGYRMVELLKQPQYQPLSAIDQVMSIFAGAEGALDDIPAREVQRFEREFLEFLHASRSTLVEDLTREKKLTDSVLAGLKAALKDFKAQFRHAGQGAATAAVAAKS; from the coding sequence ATGAAATTCAGAAGCGAAGAGATCAGTTCAGTCATTCAGCGTGAAATCGAGCAGTTCGCGCCCGAGGTCACCCGGTCCGAGGTCGGCACGGTGCTCGAGGTCGGCGACGGCATCGCGCGGGTGCACGGCCTCTCGGGCGTCATGGCCGGCGAGATGGTCGCGTTCAAGAACGGCGCCAAGGGGATCGCGCTCAACCTGGAAGAGGCGTCGGTGGGCGTCATCGTCCTGGGCGAGTACACCCAGATCGAGGAAGGCGACGAGGTCGTGGCGACCGGCCAGCTCCTCCGGGTGCCCGTCGGCGACGCCATGATCGGCCGCGTGGTCAACCCGCTGGGCGAGCCGCTCGACAACGCCGGCCCGATCGTCACCAGCCTGAGCCGCGCGATCGAGTCGCCGGCGGCCGGCATCGCCGACCGCCAGCCGGTCGACGAGCCGCTGCAGACCGGCATCAAGGCCATCGACGCCATGATCCCGATCGGCCGCGGCCAGCGCCAGCTCATCATCGGCGACCGCAAGACCGGCAAGACGGCCATCGCGATCGACACGATCCTCAACCAGAAGGGGACCGGCGTCATCTGCGTGTACGTGGCGATCGCGCAGAAGGAGTCGACGACCGCCGGGCTGGTCGACATCCTCCGCCGCCACGGCGCCATGGACTACACGATCGTCGTCGCCTCCGGCGCCAGCGATCCGGCCCCGCTCCAGTACATCGCCCCGTACGCCGGCTGCGCCATGGCCGAGTACTTCATGTACGAGCAGGGCAAGCCGACCCTCTGCATCTACGACGACCTTTCGAAGCAGGCCGTGGCGTACCGCGAGGTGTCGCTCCTGCTCCGCCGCCCGCCGGGCCGCGAGGCCTACCCGGGCGACATCTTCTACGCCCACTCCCGCCTCCTGGAGCGGTCGGCCAAGCTGGCGAATCGGTACGTCATCGTCCCCGATTCGACTAAGCCCGAGGCCGTGACCGAGGAGTCGGGGGTCGACAAGAAGGTCTACGTCGGCGTCCCCGGCGCCGAGGAGGCCGCGCACGCGCTGAAGGCGAGCTATCCCCAGGGTCACAAGGTCGTCAAGACCCCGACCTCGGGGGGATCGATGACGGCCCTGCCGATCATCGAGACGCTGGAAGGCGAGGTCTCGGCGTACATCCCGACGAACGTGATCTCGATCACGGACGGCCAGATCTACCTCCAGCCCGACCTCTTCTTCGCGGGCGTCCGGCCGGCCATCGACGTCGGCATCAGCGTCTCGCGGGTGGGCGGCAAGGCCCAGATCGCGGCGATCCGCAAGGTCGCCGGTGGCCTGCGGCTCGACCTGGCGGCCTTCCGCGAGCTGGAGGCCTTCGCCCAACTCGGCACCGACCTCGACAAGGCGACGCAGGCCCAGCTCGACCGCGGCTACCGCATGGTCGAGCTGCTCAAGCAGCCCCAGTATCAGCCGCTCTCGGCCATCGACCAGGTGATGAGCATCTTCGCCGGCGCCGAGGGGGCCCTGGACGACATCCCGGCCCGCGAGGTCCAGCGGTTCGAGCGCGAGTTCCTGGAGTTCCTCCACGCCTCGCGGTCCACGCTCGTCGAGGACCTGACCCGCGAGAAGAAGCTGACCGACTCGGTCCTGGCCGGCCTCAAGGCGGCCCTCAAGGACTTCAAGGCCCAGTTCCGGCACGCCGGCCAGGGCGCCGCGACGGCCGCGGTCGCGGCCAAGTCCTGA
- the atpH gene encoding ATP synthase F1 subunit delta — protein MTNPAPKAPRTKSRRPLDAGDAEAARSYAGALLGAAGKSDEVDAALADLDAIRDEVLAANPRFAEVLASPQVPTAEKDRILRELLDGRVADVTSRFLRVLNRHGRLDLIAAVAEELRRQWDRQSGRVAVRVRAAAPLDEGQMEALRKKVAGITPGTPVFHVVTDPELIGGLVVQIGDVVFDASVRNRLEQIRQRLIEGKTHEIQKRRDQFSHSA, from the coding sequence ATGACGAACCCAGCCCCCAAGGCCCCCCGGACGAAGTCGCGGCGGCCCCTGGACGCGGGCGACGCGGAGGCCGCGCGCTCCTACGCCGGGGCCCTCCTCGGCGCGGCGGGCAAGTCCGACGAGGTCGACGCCGCCCTCGCCGACCTGGACGCGATCCGCGACGAGGTGCTCGCCGCCAACCCCCGGTTCGCCGAGGTCCTGGCCTCCCCGCAGGTGCCGACCGCCGAGAAGGACCGGATCCTCCGGGAACTGCTCGACGGCCGGGTCGCCGACGTGACCTCCCGCTTCCTCCGCGTCCTCAACCGGCACGGCCGCCTCGACCTGATCGCCGCCGTCGCCGAGGAGCTGCGCCGGCAGTGGGACCGCCAGAGCGGCCGCGTGGCCGTCCGGGTCCGGGCCGCCGCCCCGCTCGACGAAGGCCAGATGGAGGCGCTCCGCAAGAAGGTCGCCGGCATCACCCCGGGGACGCCCGTGTTCCACGTCGTCACCGACCCCGAACTCATCGGCGGCCTCGTCGTCCAGATCGGCGACGTGGTTTTCGACGCCTCGGTGCGCAACCGTCTTGAACAGATACGCCAGCGGCTGATCGAAGGAAAGACGCATGAAATTCAGAAGCGAAGAGATCAGTTCAGTCATTCAGCGTGA
- the atpF gene encoding F0F1 ATP synthase subunit B, whose translation MLRISKSALGSGLVALALAVSVPTAARAFEEAPAAATVAAAHAAPAADGPEAVDAHGEHGGKSDPMEVQPGLAVWTLVVFLGLLFVLGKFAWGPLLQALHRREEHLEHCLLQSEKARNDAEELLAEHRKLMAETDDKVRDLLYKAQRDAQTRAGELLRTAQADADAARDRAQRDIATARDQALSEIWTRTADVAVTVAGRVLARDLGDDDRRRLLDDAIRELPEGAKSGGTPV comes from the coding sequence ATGCTCCGCATCTCAAAGTCCGCCCTGGGGTCCGGACTCGTCGCGCTGGCCCTGGCCGTCTCCGTCCCGACCGCCGCCCGCGCCTTCGAGGAAGCTCCGGCGGCCGCCACGGTCGCGGCGGCCCACGCGGCCCCGGCGGCCGACGGCCCCGAGGCGGTTGACGCCCACGGCGAGCACGGCGGCAAGTCCGACCCGATGGAGGTCCAGCCCGGCCTGGCGGTCTGGACGCTCGTCGTCTTCCTCGGCCTGCTGTTCGTCCTCGGCAAGTTCGCCTGGGGCCCCCTGCTCCAGGCCCTCCACCGCCGCGAGGAGCACCTCGAGCACTGCCTGCTCCAGTCGGAGAAGGCGCGCAACGACGCCGAGGAACTCCTGGCCGAACACCGCAAGCTCATGGCCGAGACCGACGACAAGGTCCGCGACCTCCTCTACAAGGCCCAGCGCGACGCCCAGACCCGGGCCGGCGAGCTGCTTCGTACGGCCCAGGCCGACGCCGACGCCGCCCGCGACCGCGCCCAGCGCGACATCGCCACGGCCCGCGACCAGGCCCTGTCCGAGATCTGGACCCGGACCGCCGACGTCGCCGTGACGGTCGCCGGCCGCGTCCTCGCCAGGGACCTGGGCGACGACGACCGCCGCCGCCTGCTCGACGACGCCATCCGCGAATTGCCCGAGGGCGCGAAGTCCGGAGGCACCCCGGTATGA
- the atpE gene encoding ATP synthase F0 subunit C codes for MKLIKSGLFAFALLLMSQGASFAQDAVAVPVGGTAVVAPVDLKPIGAGLVIVGAGLGIGLLARAAVESMARQPEIAGNIQTAMIIAAALIEGVTFFALLLQIIV; via the coding sequence ATGAAACTGATCAAGTCCGGACTGTTCGCGTTCGCTTTGCTGCTCATGAGCCAGGGCGCCTCCTTCGCCCAGGACGCCGTCGCCGTCCCGGTCGGCGGGACCGCCGTCGTGGCCCCGGTCGACCTCAAGCCGATCGGCGCCGGCCTCGTGATCGTGGGCGCCGGCCTGGGCATCGGCCTGCTGGCCCGCGCGGCCGTCGAGAGCATGGCCCGCCAGCCGGAGATCGCCGGCAACATCCAGACGGCCATGATCATCGCCGCCGCGCTCATCGAAGGCGTCACGTTCTTCGCCCTGCTGCTGCAGATCATCGTCTGA
- the atpB gene encoding F0F1 ATP synthase subunit A gives MAAHDPLGHVVDHPTLEFPWWNPPSHQMEIRLPNPLGFESTQITRFMVMELIAAVLAVVILIPVVRHIRRQAVSRGGFFNAFEALLLYIRDDVARPAIGGHGADRFLPYLWTAFFFVLFNNLLGMIPGFASPTGNINVTAVLAVMTLATVVSAGVREMGVSGYLTGLVPHIDVPWPLNYFLWPLMFVIEVVGLLIKHIVLAVRLFANMFAGHVVLAVILGFILMAKGPIFYFVMPASILGVITLSLLELFVAFLQAYIFTFLSALFIGSAVHPH, from the coding sequence ATGGCAGCACACGACCCCCTCGGCCATGTGGTCGACCATCCGACCCTGGAATTCCCCTGGTGGAACCCGCCCTCCCACCAGATGGAGATCCGGCTGCCGAACCCGCTGGGTTTCGAATCCACGCAGATCACCCGGTTCATGGTCATGGAGCTGATCGCGGCTGTCCTGGCGGTGGTCATCCTGATCCCGGTGGTGCGGCACATCCGGCGGCAGGCGGTGAGCCGGGGCGGCTTCTTCAACGCCTTCGAAGCGCTCCTGCTGTACATCCGGGACGACGTCGCCCGGCCGGCGATCGGCGGCCACGGGGCCGACCGGTTCCTCCCCTACCTGTGGACGGCCTTCTTCTTCGTCCTGTTCAACAACCTGCTGGGGATGATCCCCGGATTCGCCTCGCCGACCGGGAACATCAACGTGACGGCGGTGCTCGCGGTGATGACCCTGGCGACCGTGGTCTCCGCGGGCGTTCGCGAGATGGGGGTGTCGGGCTACCTGACCGGCCTGGTCCCCCACATCGACGTCCCCTGGCCCCTGAACTACTTCCTCTGGCCGCTCATGTTCGTCATCGAGGTGGTGGGCCTCCTGATCAAGCACATCGTGCTGGCCGTGCGACTGTTCGCCAACATGTTCGCGGGCCACGTGGTGCTGGCGGTGATCCTGGGCTTCATCCTGATGGCCAAGGGGCCGATCTTCTACTTCGTCATGCCGGCCAGCATCCTCGGCGTCATCACGCTGAGCCTGCTGGAACTGTTCGTGGCGTTCCTCCAGGCCTACATCTTCACGTTCCTCTCGGCGCTCTTCATCGGCTCGGCGGTGCACCCGCACTGA
- a CDS encoding AtpZ/AtpI family protein, translated as MARHPTPRVDELEAAVERDRDSRSGVSVGLEWGSRVTTIGLEFALPAVLGRGLDRWLGTAPWLTAGGAVLGLAIGMLHVLRLPAEIERAEERRRRPRSGGDADQANG; from the coding sequence GTGGCCCGGCATCCGACGCCCCGCGTCGATGAGCTGGAGGCGGCCGTGGAGCGGGACCGGGATTCGCGATCGGGGGTGTCCGTCGGCCTCGAATGGGGGTCGCGGGTGACGACGATCGGGCTGGAGTTCGCGCTCCCCGCCGTACTCGGCCGCGGCCTCGACCGCTGGCTGGGGACGGCCCCCTGGCTCACCGCCGGGGGGGCGGTGCTCGGCCTGGCGATCGGGATGCTGCACGTGCTCCGCCTGCCCGCCGAGATCGAGCGGGCCGAGGAAAGGCGACGACGCCCGCGATCGGGCGGCGACGCGGATCAAGCCAACGGTTAA
- a CDS encoding DUF4912 domain-containing protein — MTIDALKDCNKKHLSQMAKERGIAGWHAMRKDQLIRALSSIRPATPPRAKKERPAPRALKNVKRPAAPPTPAADAAACRTLSTPSAAPALHTLDHASQKDRIIVLARDPYWLHAHWELSRTTLARAQAALGQEWHSAQPILRLMDVTSEDTTNAAERPIRDIPIHGGVNNWYVDVSKPPRSYRIDVGYLSRRGKFYVLARSNNVTTPKAGATDVLEENWASVQQQFERVQNPSTINANRPVSIDLNDLFDERLRRPLSSVSMQNLSLGALPGLGRNFHFEIDAELIVYGTTEPNAQVTLQGETVQLRPDGTFTVRFSLPDSRQIIPAVAASADGVEERTIVLAVERNTKELEPMIHDSNEL; from the coding sequence ATGACCATCGACGCGCTGAAGGACTGTAACAAGAAGCACCTCTCGCAAATGGCCAAGGAGCGGGGCATCGCGGGATGGCACGCGATGCGGAAGGACCAGTTGATCCGTGCGCTCTCCTCGATCCGGCCGGCCACGCCGCCCCGGGCCAAGAAGGAACGTCCCGCCCCCCGGGCGTTGAAGAACGTCAAGCGACCCGCCGCCCCCCCGACCCCGGCCGCCGACGCCGCCGCTTGTCGGACGTTGTCGACCCCCTCGGCCGCGCCCGCCCTGCACACGCTGGACCACGCCTCGCAGAAGGATCGGATCATCGTCCTCGCCCGCGATCCGTACTGGCTCCACGCCCACTGGGAGTTGAGCCGCACGACGCTCGCCCGCGCCCAGGCCGCTCTCGGTCAGGAGTGGCACAGCGCCCAGCCGATCCTCCGCCTGATGGACGTCACCAGCGAGGACACCACCAATGCGGCCGAGAGGCCGATCCGTGACATCCCGATCCACGGCGGGGTCAACAACTGGTACGTCGACGTCTCCAAGCCGCCTCGTTCGTATCGGATCGACGTCGGCTACCTCTCGCGTCGGGGCAAGTTCTACGTCCTGGCGAGGTCCAACAACGTCACCACTCCCAAGGCCGGCGCGACCGACGTCCTCGAGGAGAACTGGGCCAGCGTCCAGCAGCAGTTCGAGCGGGTCCAGAACCCCTCGACGATCAACGCCAATCGGCCGGTTTCGATCGACCTCAACGACCTGTTCGACGAGCGTCTCCGCCGTCCCCTCTCCAGCGTCTCGATGCAGAACCTCTCGCTCGGGGCGCTTCCCGGCCTGGGGCGTAACTTCCACTTCGAGATCGACGCCGAGTTGATCGTCTACGGCACGACGGAGCCCAACGCCCAGGTCACCCTTCAGGGCGAGACGGTCCAGCTCCGTCCCGACGGAACCTTCACCGTCCGCTTCAGCCTGCCAGACTCGCGGCAGATCATCCCGGCGGTCGCCGCCAGCGCCGACGGCGTCGAGGAGCGGACGATCGTCCTGGCCGTCGAGCGGAACACCAAGGAACTGGAGCCGATGATCCACGACAGCAACGAATTGTGA
- a CDS encoding UvrB/UvrC motif-containing protein yields the protein MSLDIGNVLSGWDFQPDDLQVRLIAGDDGREKIQMRVDLGVLQMECEGRPDGRRPHGVESLLEYHEARRQEAIEAGEEFALHAVECAALMREGLQYYHRYLSAFHLQLYDMVARDTERNLRLFAFVSRHAARNRDRIEFDQYRPYVTMMLTRALAIKEMGRGDLPAALERIDEGVRRIREFLLEYRQDDRETECSELNFLLRWRADVSRERPTGPLEVLEHRLQEAVARESYEEAGRLRDQIAQIKAAEPSEPSERRGPA from the coding sequence TTGAGTCTCGACATCGGCAACGTGCTGTCCGGGTGGGACTTCCAGCCCGACGACCTCCAGGTCCGCCTGATCGCCGGCGACGACGGCCGCGAGAAGATCCAGATGCGCGTCGACCTGGGCGTCCTCCAGATGGAATGCGAGGGCCGTCCCGACGGCCGCCGCCCCCACGGCGTCGAATCCCTGCTCGAGTATCACGAGGCCCGTCGCCAGGAGGCCATCGAGGCCGGCGAGGAGTTCGCGCTCCACGCCGTCGAATGCGCGGCGTTGATGCGCGAGGGGTTGCAGTATTACCACCGCTACCTGTCGGCGTTCCATCTCCAGTTGTACGACATGGTCGCCCGCGACACCGAGCGCAACCTGCGCCTCTTCGCGTTCGTCTCCAGGCACGCCGCCCGCAACCGCGACAGGATCGAGTTCGATCAGTACCGTCCCTACGTCACCATGATGCTCACCCGCGCCCTGGCCATCAAGGAGATGGGACGGGGAGACTTGCCGGCGGCCCTCGAGCGGATCGACGAAGGGGTGCGGCGGATCCGCGAGTTCCTCCTGGAATACCGCCAGGACGATCGCGAGACCGAGTGCTCCGAGCTGAACTTCCTGCTCCGCTGGCGGGCCGACGTGAGCCGCGAGCGGCCGACGGGCCCCCTCGAAGTCCTGGAGCACCGGCTCCAGGAGGCCGTCGCCCGGGAGAGCTACGAGGAGGCCGGACGGCTCCGCGATCAGATCGCCCAGATCAAGGCCGCCGAGCCGTCAGAGCCCTCCGAACGTCGCGGGCCGGCTTGA
- a CDS encoding 5-formyltetrahydrofolate cyclo-ligase has protein sequence MPTTPVKKQLRTATIASILELDEASRREQEGRMAARLLELPSYDQAGTVLLYIKAFPEEIEIAPVLAHALESGKRVVCPRVDRRAGLVLHEIRDLARDLRPGMLNIPEPHLDSPTVAPDAVDWALAPGVAFDAACNRLGRGAGHYDRLLPRLRDDVEVWAMAFDRQILVGLPVEPHDVPLRGVITPSRRFDRAPRDRK, from the coding sequence ATGCCTACGACGCCCGTCAAAAAGCAGCTGCGGACGGCGACGATCGCCTCGATCCTGGAACTCGACGAGGCCTCTCGTCGGGAGCAGGAGGGGCGGATGGCCGCGCGACTTCTGGAACTGCCGAGCTACGACCAGGCCGGTACGGTCCTGCTCTACATCAAGGCGTTCCCCGAGGAGATCGAGATCGCGCCGGTGCTCGCCCACGCCCTGGAAAGCGGCAAGCGCGTGGTCTGCCCCCGGGTGGACCGTCGCGCCGGGCTGGTCCTGCATGAGATCCGGGACCTGGCGCGCGACCTTCGCCCGGGGATGCTGAACATCCCCGAGCCGCATCTCGACTCCCCGACGGTCGCCCCCGACGCGGTGGACTGGGCGCTCGCCCCCGGGGTGGCGTTCGACGCCGCTTGCAATCGCCTGGGCCGGGGCGCGGGGCATTACGACCGGCTTCTTCCCAGGCTGCGGGACGACGTCGAGGTCTGGGCGATGGCCTTCGACCGGCAGATCCTCGTCGGCCTGCCGGTCGAGCCCCACGACGTCCCCTTGAGGGGCGTCATCACCCCGTCGCGGCGTTTCGATCGAGCGCCTCGCGACCGGAAGTGA
- a CDS encoding PmoA family protein, whose amino-acid sequence MRDSATTFFLRPVALAGLALLIGGPSPAIAEGWRLTLRPEAKVPSDTPLTLPAPDGLAPGLYSLKASADSPAIPGVVSAEGGRATLSMIAPEMSGPTTFAILKATEPAAPGAGVVFRPEGPNLQIEIDGDLLGVHRVDREPKPFLHPLLGPGGVPMTRAYPMETVEGEDQDHPHQASFWFTHGKVDGIDFWSLGHGTIRETGREILATGPVRGRLQTRNDWLAPDGRKVCEDERVLTVYETAKVRILDFDLTLTASEGPVVMGETKEGSFGVRVASSMDVDRKKGGKIRNAEGLEDAEAWGKPSPWVDYSGPVGGETVGLTILNHPRSFRYPTTWHVRTYGLFAANPFGGHDFGVEGYGEHTLAKGDSMSFNYRLVLHKGGADAADLARRFALYAAPPDSSWESAD is encoded by the coding sequence ATGCGAGATTCCGCGACGACGTTCTTCCTCCGACCGGTCGCCCTGGCGGGCCTGGCGCTCCTGATCGGCGGCCCCTCGCCGGCGATCGCCGAGGGCTGGCGGCTGACGCTCCGACCCGAGGCGAAGGTCCCTTCCGACACGCCCCTGACGCTCCCCGCCCCCGACGGCCTGGCGCCGGGCCTGTACAGCCTGAAGGCCTCGGCCGATTCGCCCGCGATCCCCGGCGTCGTCTCGGCCGAGGGGGGCCGCGCGACGCTTTCGATGATCGCGCCCGAAATGTCCGGGCCCACGACGTTCGCGATCTTGAAAGCGACGGAGCCCGCCGCGCCGGGCGCGGGCGTCGTCTTCAGGCCGGAGGGGCCGAACCTTCAGATCGAAATCGACGGCGACCTGCTCGGCGTCCATCGCGTCGACCGCGAGCCCAAGCCGTTCCTCCATCCCCTGCTGGGACCCGGCGGCGTCCCGATGACGCGTGCTTATCCGATGGAGACGGTCGAGGGCGAGGACCAGGACCATCCCCACCAGGCGTCCTTCTGGTTCACCCACGGCAAGGTCGACGGGATCGATTTCTGGTCGCTGGGCCACGGGACGATCCGCGAGACGGGCCGGGAAATCCTGGCGACGGGGCCGGTGCGGGGACGGCTCCAGACTCGAAACGACTGGCTCGCCCCCGACGGCCGGAAGGTCTGCGAGGACGAGCGCGTCCTGACCGTTTATGAGACGGCGAAGGTCCGCATCCTCGACTTCGACCTGACGCTGACGGCCTCGGAAGGCCCCGTCGTGATGGGCGAGACCAAGGAAGGGTCGTTCGGCGTGCGGGTCGCGTCGTCGATGGACGTCGACAGGAAGAAGGGGGGCAAGATCCGCAACGCCGAAGGTCTTGAGGACGCCGAGGCCTGGGGCAAGCCCTCGCCCTGGGTCGATTATTCGGGCCCGGTCGGCGGCGAGACCGTCGGCCTGACGATCCTGAACCACCCCCGCAGTTTCCGATACCCGACGACCTGGCACGTCCGCACTTATGGGCTGTTCGCGGCGAACCCGTTCGGCGGCCATGATTTCGGCGTCGAAGGCTACGGCGAGCACACCCTGGCGAAAGGCGACTCGATGAGCTTCAACTACCGGCTCGTCCTGCACAAGGGGGGCGCCGACGCCGCCGACCTCGCCCGCCGCTTCGCGCTCTACGCCGCGCCCCCGGACTCCTCGTGGGAATCGGCCGACTGA
- a CDS encoding RNA recognition motif domain-containing protein, which translates to MAKRLYVGNLKYTVTSEYLQELFEQFGAVSSAQVLSDRETGRSRGFGFVEMPNDDEAQAAIDSLDGQDNDGRRLTVNEARPRTPGGGGGGGGGGYRGGGGGGGYRGGGGYGDDY; encoded by the coding sequence ATGGCGAAGAGGCTTTACGTCGGTAATCTGAAATATACAGTCACGTCCGAATACCTCCAGGAACTGTTCGAACAGTTCGGGGCGGTCTCCTCGGCGCAGGTCCTCAGCGATCGGGAAACCGGGCGGAGCCGAGGATTCGGATTCGTCGAGATGCCCAACGACGACGAGGCGCAGGCGGCGATCGACAGCCTGGACGGTCAGGACAACGACGGCCGCCGTCTGACAGTCAACGAAGCACGTCCGCGCACCCCCGGCGGCGGGGGTGGCGGCGGGGGCGGCGGATATCGCGGCGGCGGCGGCGGCGGTGGATACCGCGGCGGCGGCGGCTACGGCGACGATTATTGA
- a CDS encoding NifU family protein, whose translation MNRPVPSRESPLDDRQLRLERIRQVVDDHVRPELRADGGDVEIVGIDEDDIVQIRLLGACQGCVSTVHTTTMLVEKAVKAQVPEVRFLEAIP comes from the coding sequence ATGAATAGACCCGTCCCGTCGCGGGAGTCGCCGCTCGACGACCGCCAACTGCGGCTTGAACGCATCCGTCAGGTCGTCGACGACCACGTCCGTCCCGAACTGAGGGCCGATGGCGGCGATGTCGAGATCGTCGGCATCGACGAGGACGACATCGTCCAGATCCGGCTCCTCGGCGCGTGCCAGGGGTGCGTCTCGACCGTCCACACCACAACGATGCTCGTGGAGAAGGCCGTGAAGGCCCAGGTCCCCGAGGTCCGTTTTCTGGAAGCCATCCCCTGA
- the hemW gene encoding radical SAM family heme chaperone HemW: MRLDRPHHNDARGEGREGPGPRGPFSGSHPLTGPTKTPDARTDGPAAADGPPWLHPRAAYVHIPFCAHKCGYCDFASLAGADHLADRYLDALERETARKLVEPREVDTIFIGGGTPTRLDVAALERLATMIRRWLPLADGGEWTVEANPGTIDADKADVLAAAGVNRVSLGAQSFQPRLLTALERNHAPEEVGRAVEIVRRRFPRWSLDLIFGVPGSTLDDWRADLEATLALEPSHLSCYGLVYEKGTALWKQLQKGDVAPVVEDVEREMYELVMDRLEAAGLQLYEISNYARPGHESRHNLVYWANDAYWGVGLGAAEYVDGVRTVNTRDMTAYLKRIEADESATGPRERLEPEERARETAMLMLRRTQVGMDRDDFRLRTGFDLDAMLGPVIARFVAEGLLEDDGRRIRLTREGRFLADRVLCEVV, translated from the coding sequence GTGCGTCTCGACCGTCCACACCACAACGATGCTCGTGGAGAAGGCCGTGAAGGCCCAGGTCCCCGAGGTCCGTTTTCTGGAAGCCATCCCCTGACAGGACCCACGAAGACGCCCGACGCTCGCACCGACGGGCCCGCCGCGGCCGACGGCCCCCCCTGGCTCCATCCCAGGGCGGCCTACGTCCACATTCCGTTCTGCGCGCACAAGTGCGGATACTGCGACTTCGCCTCGCTCGCCGGCGCGGACCACCTCGCCGACCGCTACCTCGACGCTCTGGAGCGCGAGACCGCCCGAAAGCTCGTCGAGCCTCGAGAAGTCGACACGATCTTCATCGGCGGCGGAACCCCCACGCGCCTGGACGTCGCCGCTCTCGAACGCCTGGCCACGATGATCCGGCGGTGGCTGCCCCTGGCCGACGGGGGGGAGTGGACCGTCGAGGCCAATCCCGGCACCATCGACGCCGACAAGGCCGACGTTCTGGCCGCGGCCGGCGTGAATCGGGTCAGCCTGGGCGCGCAGTCCTTCCAACCTCGGCTGCTGACCGCCCTGGAGCGGAACCACGCCCCGGAGGAGGTGGGCCGCGCGGTCGAGATCGTCCGACGCCGATTCCCGCGCTGGTCGCTCGACCTGATCTTCGGCGTCCCCGGCTCCACGCTCGACGACTGGCGGGCCGATCTGGAGGCGACGCTCGCGCTGGAGCCGTCGCACCTCTCCTGCTATGGCCTGGTCTACGAGAAGGGGACGGCCCTCTGGAAGCAACTTCAGAAGGGAGACGTGGCGCCGGTGGTCGAGGACGTGGAGCGCGAGATGTACGAGCTGGTGATGGACCGCCTGGAGGCGGCCGGGCTCCAGCTCTATGAGATTTCCAACTACGCCCGGCCCGGCCACGAGTCGCGGCACAACCTCGTCTACTGGGCCAACGACGCCTACTGGGGCGTGGGCCTCGGGGCCGCCGAGTACGTCGACGGCGTCCGCACCGTCAACACGCGCGACATGACCGCCTACCTCAAACGAATCGAGGCGGACGAGTCGGCGACCGGCCCTCGCGAGCGACTGGAGCCCGAGGAGCGGGCCCGAGAGACGGCGATGCTCATGCTCCGCCGGACGCAGGTCGGCATGGACCGCGACGATTTCCGGCTCCGGACCGGCTTCGACCTCGACGCGATGCTCGGCCCGGTGATCGCCCGATTCGTCGCCGAGGGGCTCCTCGAGGACGACGGCCGACGCATCCGCCTGACGCGAGAGGGCCGCTTCCTGGCCGACCGGGTCCTCTGCGAGGTCGTCTGA